Sequence from the Gracilinanus agilis isolate LMUSP501 chromosome 6, AgileGrace, whole genome shotgun sequence genome:
TATGGAAAAAGttcctaaaaaaataatttcaaaaagaaatggaCATAATGTGAATTCCTAAAAGGAATGGATAATAAAGTGCCACCAAaacaatctctgtctctctgtctctctgtctctctgtctctctctgtctctctctctctctttcttttttcctctgtctgtctgtctgtctgtctctcccttccccttactCTATATCCTCTGTTTCactgtgcatatgtgtgtgtaatatatgcatatattccaaaccatttttaactttatgtttATTCTCTTTAGTGCCATTCATAACTTTCCTATAAGTATATTAATGACTGATTTTAGGATCCAAATATGACAGTCCCTTTGCCCTTGGTAGAGAAAAAGTAggttataatttttttgtaaatttattctatttttttttaattcttccattttGATGCTTGAATATCCTTGAGAAGATTTTGCTTAATTGGATATTTTGCCAAGTTTCCCTTAAATGGGTTTCACCTTCCAGTGAAATTTATAAAGATAcagttttaaatataatttcaatataattttaaatatacatatatttttaaaatactgttttacaattatttcttGTCTTTGTACAATTTTACAAGAGTTTCTATTCTACCTCACTATTGCCTATGGAAgccatattttccattttatatgtaATCCAGATGTTTACTGATTTACATTCTTTCTGGCCTATTTGGTGTCCTtgctatagaaattattttgcataaGTTTAACTAATTCTTAATTAAAATTTCTTGATGAAATTTTTACAGTCTATATAATTTCTGttctacattttctatttttaacttttattttaaaataattcaactttaaatgtgttatttttcTCATAATTCTAATTTCTTGTTGTTTTGTACTAAATCTGATTTTTATTCTAAAGACTAAATATTATCTGACTCTTTATAAACAGCTAACTGACTTCCACATCAATAACAaagcttttttctttccattaaaacacaatgaatttatttatttctttatgatGTTATTGATGTTTGGCATACTTGATACATGCCGATTCTATTTTTgaaaaagtccttaccttctgtcctagaattaactctaagatagaagggcaagtgctaggcaaatgggatggGCCTAAGTGATTTCCCCCGTATGTCACAgagagaaaatgtctgaggcctaaTATAAACCCAGCTCCTCCCAggtccaggcttggtgctctatccacctgaaaccatttttcaaagaaattattcatttccAAGGCAATTTTCAGTCAACTGAAAAAATGCTTTAGAttattcttgattagagaaatgcaaattaaataattctaaggttccacctcacacctatcagattagccaatatgacaaaaaaggaaaatgataaatattggagggaatatgggaaaatttggacactaatgaactgttggtagaattgtgatctgatccaaccattctgggtagtgatttagaacaatgcccaaagggttCTTTGTTACTATAAAGAAAAAAGTGCTTATCTGAATATTCTGGGgtgatattttgaatattttttcagtctttgtcCTCTTTGTTCTTTATGCCTAGCATTGGGATCTCTGAATCAAACAGTATGGGCATTTTATACACTTTTTATTAGCATAATTCCAAAGCATAAGTCTATATCCCTCCTCCACTCAATGAATTCTATAGTTCTCTATTACTTCCAGAATTAAATCTGGACTCTGACTGGCTTTTAAACACCTACACACCTGGCTGAAAGCTACCTTTATTACAAATTACCCTTTTGCACCTGTATTGTCCTTTTCACTATTCCTCATAGAAGATAATCCATCTTTCATCTTCATGCTTGCATATCAGCTATTCCCCTGTGCATAGATCATACTCATCACATCTATTTCTCAAAATCCTTAATTTTCTCCTAGTATAAACTCATATCCCCTTCCACAGCCTACATGAAACTTTTTCTGATCTCAAAACTACTAGTGTCTCCCTCTACCCTCATATTACCCTGAATCTATTTTGAGAGTATCTACATAGGAGcatgttatttcctctttctcttttctcctcacgAAGAGGGACTGTTTCACTTGTTTTTGTCTTCTCAGTGACTAGAATAGTGTCTAGTAATGGAATATtcttaagaaatacttattgatttaCCAATTTGTTGATTTGCCAATCAATACCTATTGATTTACCAATGAGTAGTTACGCCAACAGTATATGCTTATCTTCCTCAAGTCCCTCCAACATTGACAATTTACATCTTTTGCTTCCTTTGTCAATTTTCTAGATATGAGGTAAGGTTTTAGAATATTTGATATATGTAGTTTTAAGACTATCACCTTGGTGTCTGAATGGAGAAAGGATTAGAGTGGAGATACAGGCACATTCACCAGTAGCCTATAGCAATAATTCAGGTGTGAGGAGATGAGAGGTTATATAAGAATGGTGGTAttgtcagagaagagaaatgggcATATTTGAGAGATTCTACCAAGTTAAAATTGAGAAGCCTTAGCAATGATATTGGTTATGAGAGCTGTGAAGAGTTATAGATGACCCCTAGGTTGTAAACCTGAGGGACTAGAAATATGATGTGGCCCTCTATAGTAATACGGAAGGTAGGAGGTAGGGAGGatttaggaagaaagataatgagttcagctttggacatgttaagtttaagaCATTTACTAGACATCCAATTTGAAGGATTTGGCAATGTgaaattggaggtcagcagaCACCTTAGGGCAGGATAGATAGATTTGTGAATCTTCAGCATAGAAGTGGTATTAAGTCCATGAGAGATGACAAGAtcatattaaatgaaatagtataaagaaagaagagaaaagggctcaGGACAtaacagagaggtcaagaagaatacAGATtaagaaaagtccattatatttggcAACTAACAAATCATTAGTATATTTGAAGGAAGCAGTTTTAGTGAAATGATGAGGATGGAAGTCTGAATTTAAGGAGTtaagatggaaataaaaagagaggaagtggaggAACCTATTGCAGATGagtttttcaaagaatttagTCACAAAGGGCAGAGAAGATATAAAATTGTACTTAGTGGGAAGGATCAATTGAATAATTTTGGAGGATGGGAGAAACATGGGCACATTTATAGGAAGTGAGCAAAGAAcaagaaggcagagagaaagataaaaatcaagtAATAGAGTGGTGGGGATGGCAGAAAAGTCAGTCTGTTGGAGGGGAAGGGATAGAATAGTATATCTTGCATAAATAGAGGGATTCGCCTTAATAAGGAGAAATATCACTTATGTATGTGAAGTAGAAGAGTGAAGAAGTAGAGGCAAAAAGCATCTGTgtgatagatgaggaaaaggaaagaaaagggagctCGTAATGAATGTAGTCAATTAACATGAAATATGAGGTGATATAAGAGGATAGGAGAAAGAAGAGCCATGCAAGATTagaggaaggatgaaaaggtttggaagagccacAGTGAAGAGAGGGATGAATTGAAAAGAGGTTTGTAGTCTCTAATAGCAGTGAGAGCCCAACTGAGGGctgtgtaatataaatatataatgaaccTAATTAGAAGAGTTGCATGATTTTTTTACACCTTTGTTAAGCAGTATGTATCTAGTAGTGGGCATCTAATGGTAGGAGTGATCTATGGCAGAGGTTTAGTAGAGGACAATATGTTAAGGGAGCTAAGGACTCAAAGGaaaacagaataaatttaaaCCAGTTCACAAATAGATCTGgatgaaaaaaagaggagagagtgcaTGGGTGATGGTCTGGAAGAGAATTGATGGGTAAAAGGATTGAAGATCATATGTGGATGACAAAATAGTTTGGTAAGAGAAGGCAGAGAAGTGGAAAACAAATAGATTATGACAAATAAAGGGATATTTTAATTCTTAAACAAAAAAGTGGTGCATTTTTGTGATGATATGATCAATCTTTGTGTGTGATTGAAGTGGTGTGGAGGAGTAGATGATGGAAAGTGAGTAGGAGGAGGAGATGAGTGTTTAGGGTAGTTGAGGAAGAGTCCCTATGAATTTTGAAGTTCCAAGTATGAAGACAAGAGTTGTATGGAAGAGAAAAATTGCAATCCAAATACTGAACTAATTGAAGAAAGAAGCAGAATGTCCCGGAGGTCAACAAACAATAGCTACTGGCATTTTTATTGAGTGGCATATATGAATAGCATGATTCTGAAAGAAGGAAAGGCAATTGAGTAATGGAGATAGTGTGGATGAACCTGGAAAGTAAGGAATAAGGAGTAATCTAACTCCTTTGCTTCAACCAATGAACTGAGGAGAATAAGTGAACATGAAGCCAGTACTGGAAAGGATGACTAAAGAGTCTGCCATGAAGAGAAATACAGGTTCAGAGATACATAGAAGATGGAAGGAgcaagagaggaaaagatttaagattaAGAAAAGTTTGTTGCCTATGGAATAGATATTCTAGAGAGCACAGTGTAAGGGGTGAATACTTAGAACTTTGGGGTGGGGAGGTTGAAGGGGATGAGGAGGAGGATAAGTTTTCAGGTGATGGGGGATCAAAAACAGAGTTTGGTTGGTCATTTACAGGTTCATTGTTCAAGTGAGTTGTGACACAATTGGCAAGTGTCAATGTtagtatcaaaattatttttctagttctctgtTCCAGATCTCTTTCCACCATACTATGTTGCATCTAGAAAAGGTAAAATTGAGCCCAGATGTACTTCAAAATATTCTGAGTTATGGATGTTAAAGTCTAGAAAAAGAGATTCACATTGAATTTTCTCTCCAGTAAAAAGATAAGCATAAATGACGAGTTCAGCATCCAATAACTTTCCTAAAAGCATTTTTGACATCTTTGTTCCTCAGGCTATAGACCAGAGGATTTAGCATGGGAATTACCATGGTGTAGAAAACAGATGCCATTTTGTCTGTGTCCATAGAATGGCTGGAGCTGGGCTGCAGGTACATGAAGACAATTGTCCCATAGAATATGGAAACTGCAGAGAGATGGGAAACACAGGTGGAGAATGCTTTCTGTCGGCCTTCAGAGGAGCGGATTCTTAGGATAGCAATGAAGATGAACAAATAAGAAGTTAAGataaccaaaaaaccaaaaactacaTTGAATCCTGCAAGTAAAATGAGTATCATTTCATTGGTGTGTATATCAGAGCAAGAGAGAGCCAGGAGAGCAGGCATGTCACAGAAAAAGTGATGTACCACATTGGAGCTACAGAAGGATAGTCTAAAGGTACCATCAGTTAAGATCCAAGACTGCAGCAAACCACAGGCATAGGAAGCAACAGCTAAAGAAACACACACATTAACTGTCATAGTGGTGGTATAATGTAGAGGATGACATACAGCTGCATGACGATCATAGGCCATAGAAGCTAAGAGGTAACTTTCAGTAACAGGAAAAGCTATAGAAAAGAACATCTGTGCAGCACATCCATTGTAGGAAATAATTTTGTCCCCTGTGAGAAACTCAGCCATCACTTTAGGAGTAATAGCTGAAGAGTAGCCAAAATCCACCAGAGAGAGGTTGCTGAGGAAAAAATACATGGGTGTGTGGAGATGGGAATCCCAGGAGATCAAGACTACCATGCCCAGGTTCCCCACCAGGGTGATGAGATAGATTGCAGTGAATATCATGAAGAGTGGGACCTGAAGCTTGGGAACATCTGTTAATCCCACAAGGGTGAACTCTTTTACCTCTGAGTTGTTCTCCATAAATGCCATTTGGGAATGGAATCATTCACCTGTGATAAGAGAGAAATAATCAGAAGAATGAACTCAGCACAATGAATGATGCCCAAACATTAACAATGGCTgaaaggggagaggggaataGCATTTGACAGATGATGGGCCAAGAAGCTTGAGGCGAAAGTTTATGGCATTTACTCCAGAACTCACCAAGTAACTGATTCCAGATTCCTCTTGGGGAATATCTCCATATTTATGGTTTTCAAAACTTTTTGTGACCTCccacaaataaatatttcaaatactATCTCAATGTTCGTGGTGATGACTCCTAGTTATATAGTGAAGATTGTACAGGGGAAGGTTTTACTCAGAGACTAGGGAAACCAGCCTATACTAATGACTCTGTTCCAATTTTATAAAGATGCTGATTgtcatattaaataaaaaaagaaaaaagtaagagaaacgaaggaaaaagagtaaagaaaagagaagaaaggattaaAGATTAATGAGCAGAAAGGACCAGCTCAAGATTAAGAAGTGTCTATTGTGTGTCCACATATCCACAGAATTAATGATGTTCTAAGATATTTGTAATAACCTGAgcttaattcaattattttaaatgtatctgTATTATTTAAATACCTACTCTGGGCCAAGATCTGTATTAGACATTTGGAGCATctgaagataaagaagaaatagcCCTTGACTTCATAGAgcttgttgtttgtcctttaggaagaagatcaatgacatcatgggttTATGTCTTATATTGtatgtgaattgaatttaagtgaggcagtttcACAAAATTGTCAGCTCCACTCTTTATTTCAGAGGCATTGAAGTCTAATGGTAAGACCAAAGTTAGGGTGACTAGCAGTGGCTCAGAATGCTGTGGATAAATTGGCATCTTCATTATCTGACCAAACTCTATGCAAGAAAGATCCTTTTTCAGCTGCCTTcctggctattggaacaaattgttctcacacTCTCATTCctccagaggaagtcttcatatCCTGGGGTAATTATCCAGCTAACTCAGTGAAAAGTTTAAGGCCTAGCAATTAACCTCAATCTGGTTTTACCCAAGTAGATATTAGTGGGGTGTTACCAATGCccatgctacagtttcttagagccacaaatgagaattgggtgaaaagttgacaccaaagatggatgagcagccctgaaaagtgtTCAGGAAGCTTTCGCACAAGAGGTGCTGGATATAGAGTTTACATCTTACTAGAGTACCCCAACATATAcatagaaaaatacatttaactTTCCAGATGTTTCTCTCCACTAACTCAATCTTATTGATGAAAAAAGATGACACTGGGAGATCTCCCACCTCACCCTTATGACTGCCATCCCACTGGGGAGAATTGCTGAGTAGTGCCAATCTGTCCTGTGTTTCTTCAAGACTGGGTGGCCCTAGTTCTCTTAGTTCATTATGTACCTGCATGATCACACTAGGACTCCTCATTCATCTAAAGGGTGCAGTCAGTGTGAATACATCCAGTCAATAAAGCTTTCACTCACTGAAAAAAACTACCTCTTCCTAGTTCTGTTAAAGTTCATTGATCCATAGTGAAGTGATTTGGGCATAATGGAATCCATCCCAAGCGTTGATGGAAAATATGCTTGGATGGATTCTT
This genomic interval carries:
- the LOC123252702 gene encoding olfactory receptor 5B12-like, with product MAFMENNSEVKEFTLVGLTDVPKLQVPLFMIFTAIYLITLVGNLGMVVLISWDSHLHTPMYFFLSNLSLVDFGYSSAITPKVMAEFLTGDKIISYNGCAAQMFFSIAFPVTESYLLASMAYDRHAAVCHPLHYTTTMTVNVCVSLAVASYACGLLQSWILTDGTFRLSFCSSNVVHHFFCDMPALLALSCSDIHTNEMILILLAGFNVVFGFLVILTSYLFIFIAILRIRSSEGRQKAFSTCVSHLSAVSIFYGTIVFMYLQPSSSHSMDTDKMASVFYTMVIPMLNPLVYSLRNKDVKNAFRKVIGC